ATGCCAGGAACATATTCAGGGGCTCCATAAAAATTTAATGTAGAGTCTGTTGCTGAGTACAGAAGCtagccaattaaaaaatatgagtGGGAGGCATTCTAAATATCACGTTGACAGAATGGTGCTTTTTGATGGTTAGAACCTATACAGTGTGGGTATATTTGGCACATAGGGTATATAGTGAAGCAAGGGTCAGATCATGAGTATTCTTAAAGTCACTAAGCACTTTTATGCAACAAAGTAACATTTTAACTTACTATGAAGAATGGACAGAATAAGGATAAGACTGAAAGAGAACATTTAGGAGGGTGATAAACAGGTCAAGCATGAATCTTGgctacaattaaaatgaaaattaactgcCAGCTGGTTTGGAAGAAGTATAGATTCAACAGATCAGAAtccttaaataattttatctatGAAGTAATGGAGAGAGGAGTTAAAAATGGCATCTCTGTTTTTGAACTGTTGGGAGTCAGGGGGTTGATAAGACTTAAGGTCCAGTTCTGAACATCACTAATTTCAGAAACCTGTGAGAAATCAAATAGTCCAAGTGACAGGGCACAAAGTCTAAAAATTCATTTGGTAAATATTAACTGCTACCTTGGCACTTTTAACTCAAATTCTATAGTCAGGTAAGTTTGGGGAATGCTGGGTTAAAATAAGCTGGTACAGATTATCTCAGAGGGCATTCATTTGCAACATTAATTTCCAAGAAGGGAGTCTGTAATATGCAGAGCTTTCCAAACATTTTCATCAGTTTAATTCTGAAGTACATTTGGAAAATCAGTGCCCCAGAGAATGAATACACATTGGGAAACACTATTATATAAAGAATGGTGGCCTgtaagatgaggaaattaaatttcttcaCGACACATCAGAATTTCTGCAATCTATAGAGAATATTCTGGTGCCACCTCTACCTCCTTTTAGGAAGACAATATGATACCACAAGCTATTTTCTGTCATTACCTTGATTAAACAGCCATCGTTGCAATGCCACACTATTCCTTCAATTTTACCCTCTCTGCAACCTTCAAACCAGGATAATAGGTCATTGTGCTTCAAGGAAGGTAGATTTCTGATCTGAAATGCCCCATGTGGTATAAGAAGATGTAATGGATGCTTCTTGCTTCCTAAccctaaatgttaaaaatttccaTTAGCCATACAAAAGTTCCAAAAACCgagaaaatttacttaaaaaaaaaaaaagcctttgaagACATTTATCAATTAACTTACCAAAAAACTTAGCTGGTTTCCTAAGTGGTGATGTCATTCAAAACTGCCACCTTAAcccattaaatataaatttcaccTTCATATAATGTATAccaagggtcagcaaactataACCTGTGGGCTAAATCCAACCAGATGCCTGTTTTTGTAGTTTCAATGGAACACAGCTATACCCATTCTTTTAAGTACTGCTTACAGCCTACAAAACCTAAATATTTACTTCTGGACTTGTACAGtgaaagtttgccaacccctgatctATACCACTAGCCCAGTTCAACTATCATTCACAGTGTTTGCCAAACAGCCACTCTGTACCTCTGATAACTTGTATAATTACTATCTTCTTTCCAACTGCCAATCAGTCTGCTTCTGATCCCTATATAGGACTTGCTATTGCAGCTTTAATGTCCTTGGGTCTGTCTCCATTTCCTATCaacagtgttttccacagtgtcctCTGGACTTGTACTCAGTTCACTGTAGTACAGATTCTGATACTCGATTCATGGTCAATTCTCTACTTAATTTACTCTTAGCTGTTAATGCTAAACTAAATACCTAGCCATGAAAAAAACAGGATTTTCATTCAACTCATTTCACCTAAATTTTAATAAGCAACAAAAAGTTACACATGAATATTTCCCTTTCATACACAGTTTTATAGTGTTATTATGTGAAAGAATGAGAGGCTAAAATCAACTTTTTTGGATTAATAAAATGGTTTGAGTCCCGCATAAATTTCTCCATGGACATAAATAGCAATGGTTATAATTCTAGGAAGCTGTTTAACTCAAATTAGTCATTTCTTTAGTGTATGTGTTTTAAGCTAAGCCTAGGAAGTTCTCTTTATAAATGACAGTTACTATAACTGAGCAGGAAAAAGGCTTCACTCACCATACGGGTTTCCATTAATATTTGTTCCTATAAGCTCTAGTGTTTGTTCGAGGAGATCTGAGAGTGGCACTGCACTAATTTCCAGAAGCCCAGGATCATCAGGATGATGCTTCAGTACCAGGGCAACTTCGAATTCATAATTAACTACAGAGGAATGCCAGCAATACTGCTTGTTGTTTTTCTCCACTGGTACCCAACCTACATGTAAAGGAAAAACTGTCAGGACACTGCTTTTCTTTGGATTGAGACTTGaagcaattttaattttgttatagattttccatgttttctggATGTTAATCAcacagataactttttttttaatcagtggaAGCATTagcagttttacttttttaatcctAATCATTCTTTTAATCATaaggttatttttactttttactctaCTGAGGAATCATTCACTACAGAATATTCAGTATTCCTTTCTAGAAAATTTTCAGTAAGAACCAAATGCCATTCTAAAACACAGcactaagacttttttttcttttttctttaaaggtttctCTCTACCATCTCTCCAGTTTCAGGGACAATAGACCTATGCAGTAAGTGTTCTACAATTTATTGTACTGTTGCAATATCTGCTGAACAATGTATTAATTCCACATGTACTGAAGGTTATTGCTATTCCTCTCCTAACTTATGTTACCAGAAAGGCTCCCTCATGTGAACAATTCTTtatcaacaaacaaaaactaggaCACATATGCCATTGTGACCATCTTTGGTCACATCTCTGACCTTCAGTACTCACTCAGGTAACTGTAAGAACCTCCTTTCTAGTCCATTAGTCTCCAGGGAAACCCACCACACTTTTATCATAATCttgcttcaaaattttaaatttaattctgctGTACACCTGCTTAATCATCATCTTCAGGATGAACTTAAAACTCCTCTAAATGGAATATAAACTCCTTCAAGATCTGAGCCCATTCCACCTCTCCAGCATCAAGTTTTATTAATGTCCTCCAATGTCATATACCCTAAACATTCCAGCCACAGAGAAATGTCACATAAAATTCCCACAACTCCATTTTGCTCCTCTTCAGGCAAGTTTGCCTAAGCTGACCTTTCCTCTTCCTTGCCAGCTAACTTCCTGGCTCTTATGCTTCGGTACAGATGTCCTCTCTGCTTAGAAGCTTCCTCTAACTACCACAGGCTGACAAgcattcttcctcttttctctgacTATACCCTTTGTATACTttccttttagttctttcatAAATCATACCAATATTGATGGATTTCCCCTAGTGTCTAAAAGATCATGGGGGATAAGATTCTAATCTTCATTTTGTATTACTAGAACCTAAGACTACTCGGCATATTATAGGTACTCAAGATACACACCTGCTGAACTGAACCTTATTTTGGGGTATCTTTCTACTCAGCACACTTCTGCAAAAATCTCCCCATTCCCAGAAAAACTACTTAtgcattttagaaaagttttcatGATACCAGGAATGTGTCCATTTTCATCAGGCATCGGATTCCCGTttaattgttctatttctttcgCTGGTATCCAGCACTCTGGAACAGGTTTGAAGTCCTCCTCAACATtccaaaaaaattctaaaagagttaagtaattttaaatgtggtgatactttaaaaaatagagaagatgaACAAATTCAAAGTGGGAAGTGCTAATAAACCCCATAATATCAGGTCTTACATAATCATTCTGCATTATCACCATGATGTAACTGCACTTCTCAGGGTTAGGGCACTAGcactttaaattttcaatttgGGGGAGCCTACGTGGTTccttcagttaagcatctccctttggctcaggtcatgatcacagggtcctaggattgaaccccacatcaggtgctctgctcagtgaggagcctgcttctcatttTCCCTGGCAtgctgcccccctgcttgtgctcaacactttctctgtccaataaataaataaaatctttaaaaactattttcaattCTGAATCCACCACTCTGTAAACAGTGGATAAAAGTCTAAGGTAGCCAATGTTCTAATATGTGTAGATTTATGATGAATTTTTAATGCACTATAAACATAAacctataaatacatatatgaatgaGTGGATACAGTGATTAATGTATATATCTGCTTATATTAGaagaattttaatgtttaattaaacATATTGATAATCCTTTGACATTTTTGTGCCtgatttataaaattacatatttgtcTCTTAGGCAATAAAACCAAAATGTGTTGCTCAATACGGTATATATGTAGTGAtttgtacattttaataaaatcaacatACTCTAATGAGTTAcaaaaatgttgggaaaatgaTTCAAAATCTTTTTCAAGAATATTCTTTTACATACAAAGATACTcaattataattttcttccttcccctaagTACTTAAATTGTAAGAAGGATATAACGTATAAAAATACCACCAGAGCAAGAAATAAGCCAAAAATTGCAGGTTATTTAAATcataaaaagctaaaaagaaaaaaaaaagaagcccactaaccttttgagttttgttttgaatgtagaaaatttttaaatctcttctcaGCTAATTTGTTAGGTTTTCTATCTAGCCGAGCCCAAAGGTATGGCTgacctaaaataataataatagtagggaaaagaaaagtttaagaagCAAACAATGACACTTATCTTGAAAGACATTTCAGTATaaagttttttcaataaataacagGGTCATCTTCCCCAAAAGCACCAACCCTGTAAGACACATTCTAACAGATGCATCTTGCCCAGCCATACCTGATACTCTAAGACCCAAGTCTTTGGTTCAATAATGCTGAGGATGAGATTAAAAAGTAATATGTGACCCTTTCATAAGGACATTCCACAGCCAGATTTTATCAGCAACGAGCATTTGTGAGAAACTGAAACCTCTGTACTAAATGGAAACGTACCCAGATAATTGTAGTCACACTTTTCCGGAAACATGATGGTATGCTGTAAGGGTTAGTTCCCAAAAATGTGGAATTAGACTGAGCTATTTTGCATGGCTCTGATCCCCGGTCAAGTATTATTAGTGATGATCTGTAATCGTGGATCTGCGAAGTCTCAGGGCAGTGTGTCCACATTCTTTATTGATGACACTGAGACTAATGAGTCTTATACCTGGTCTCAGTGAGACTCTCGGCGGACTCTGCTGTTGGGACTGGTTAGTTAGCAGGAAGAGATCTCCATGACCCGCAGAATATAAAAATTCCCAGCTGACACTCCATTTTGGATTCTGTTTCCAAGGTGTTCCCTGCATACACCAGTGGTTCTTGATTTGACAAAGTACGTCCTGTCAGAACCTTGGGGGCTAGGAGGAGTGGAGAGGGGTAAGGCGGGTAACAACAGGCGCTTTCACCCGGACTCCCAGACCCTTTGCTGCAATGTACACCCTTACATTTAATGCCCTTGCTAATACTGTGTATCCTTTACCTGTAATAAACTGCGGATTCGCAAGCACTGCCATTCTGAACCCTATAAAATTTTCTTCAGCAATCTAGTCATGTTTATCTGCCACCATTATACATGATCACATAATGATGCACATTTAAGCTGCTTAATATAAACATGAAAGCCTGAAAAATCTTTtagtttcttcaaatatattaatttttaaattattggttaTAGTTTGGTTCAGACATTCTGTATTACTTATTAGCTATCCCAATAAATATTATGAAGAACCAGATTAAAAGTATATTCCATTATTTCTGGTTGAATGgaccttttgttctttttactaGTAAGTACaaaaattcatttcacttatacCCATTAAAATGGCTACTACCAAACAGAAttacaagtgttggtgagggtgtggaaaaactggaacccttgtgcactgttgggaatgtaaatcgtgcagctgctgtggagaaACAgtatgacagttcctcaaaaaattaaaaataaaattacggTATGATCGAACAATATAGATCTTCTGGATATagacccaaaagaactgaaagcagggccTCAAGAAGGTATTTGTTCAtcatgctcatagcagcattgtttacaacagccaaaaggtagaagttGTCCAAGTAcacactgatggatgaatggtttGGACAAAAAACTATGTGATACGGACATAAAATTATGTGGTGTATACAACAAACAAAATGAGTCTATACACACAATGAACTGTTACTCATGAAAAGGAAGGGAACCGTGTAGGTACTCCAACAAGAACACTGAGGACactatactaaatgaaataagcttgccataaaaagacaaacactgtttGACTCCACAtatatgaggtatctagaatAGCCGAACCTGTCACAGAGACAAAGTAGAATATGATTGTCAAGGACTGTCAAGGGAATGGTGAATTATTTAATGGGTACTGAGTTCCAATTTCGCAAGACGAAGTGGTGATAGGAGACGGATGGTGGTGACTGGAGCACaacaataaacacttaaaaatggttacga
This genomic interval from Mustela erminea isolate mMusErm1 chromosome 6, mMusErm1.Pri, whole genome shotgun sequence contains the following:
- the C6H12orf29 gene encoding uncharacterized protein C12orf29 homolog isoform X1, yielding MRRLGSVQRKMPCVFVTEVKEEPSTKREHQSFKVLATETLSHKALDADIYSAIPTEKVDGTCCYITTYKGQPYLWARLDRKPNKLAEKRFKNFLHSKQNSKEFFWNVEEDFKPVPECWIPAKEIEQLNGNPMPDENGHIPGWVPVEKNNKQYCWHSSVVNYEFEVALVLKHHPDDPGLLEISAVPLSDLLEQTLELIGTNINGNPYGLGSKKHPLHLLIPHGAFQIRNLPSLKHNDLLSWFEGCREGKIEGIVWHCNDGCLIKVHRHHLGLCWPIPETYMNSKPVIINMNLNKYDHGFDTKCLFSLFSKIDNQKFGRLKDIILDIN
- the C6H12orf29 gene encoding uncharacterized protein C12orf29 homolog isoform X2 encodes the protein MRRLGSVQRKMPCVFVTEVKEEPSTKREHQSFKVLATETLSHKALDADIYSAIPTEKVDGTCCYITTYKGQPYLWARLDRKPNKLAEKRFKNFLHSKQNSKEFFWNVEEDFKPVPECWIPAKEIEQLNGNPMPDENGHIPGWVPVEKNNKQYCWHSSVVNYEFEVALVLKHHPDDPGLLEISAVPLSDLLEQTLELIGTNINGNPYGLGSKKHPLHLLIPHGAFQIRNLPSLKHNDLLSWFEGCREGKIEGIVWHCNDGCLIKVLEIQSTKQCLCLHEAHILMGKIDNNK